The Oceanotoga teriensis genome contains the following window.
TTTCAATGTTTCAACAATTATTTTTTCTGATATAAATTTTGAAAAACCATAATAATTATCATAATTATATGGTGATTTTTCTGTAATTACTTCATCTTGTAACCCAAATACTGATATAGATGATACATATATAATTCCTTTACAATTTTTTTGAAGTGCAAGATTATTAACTACATTACTTGTAGCTACAATATTATTTTTAATAAGTTTATTTTTGTTATTAGATTTCTCTCCTGCTATATGCAAAATTATAAATTCTTCATCATATATTTTTGTAAAATTAGAATTTTCAGATAAATCAAAATTTATTTCTTCAATTTTTTTATTATTTTCTAAAAATTTTTCTTTTACTTTTGAACCAACATAACCCTTAGCACCTGTTATTAAATATAACATTATTAAAACCTCCTACACATTGTAAATATCTGTTTTAAAATAATGTAGGTTATTTTTTATCCATTCAATAGTTTCTAATAAACCTTCTTCAAGAGTATATCTTGGAACCCATCCCGTTAAATTTCTTGATTTATCTGAGTTTGATAAAAGCCTTTCAACTTCAGATTTTTCAGGTCTTAATCTTTGGGAATCTGTAATTATTTCAACTTTTTTGCCAGTTAATTTTATAATTTTCTCAGCTAAATTTCCAATAGATATTTCTTTTCCAGTACCCAAATTATAA
Protein-coding sequences here:
- a CDS encoding SDR family oxidoreductase; translation: MLYLITGAKGYVGSKVKEKFLENNKKIEEINFDLSENSNFTKIYDEEFIILHIAGEKSNNKNKLIKNNIVATSNVVNNLALQKNCKGIIYVSSISVFGLQDEVITEKSPYNYDNYYGFSKFISEKIIVETLKNKNYYILRPTNIYSDHKNNLIGIITEKLKSNEEFEVWLSSLETKRDYMHLEKVAEIIYKASLKLSKNEIKKTINVAQGKSYNLKEIIEKLEKKYNKKLKQKIIDNNSYRSKDLNVDNKALMDELDYKITYDI